A stretch of Mucilaginibacter terrae DNA encodes these proteins:
- a CDS encoding TlpA family protein disulfide reductase: protein MKTLIYTLAIALLTILSFTVNAQVNTSGPQKVYKLPRLDERSVITDSTGKRIDYTAWTTMVNTGRYAVKVVVLPNGKGALRLTTVSKAERDAKIAQMPKPMDSPFFTTGQNFDKNFKEKDFKGESWDNKRMKGKIVVMSFWYVNNVQCRQSIADMNELAAAYKGASNVVFISVPMDDKKVVEEYLQTNPLNYVHLEKGAKLSESLGIMSHPTSIVIDQNGVIQYHSTGYNIANTMWIGKTVTELQHLPEAPAAAQVFASIK from the coding sequence ATGAAAACTTTAATTTACACTTTGGCAATCGCATTATTAACTATCTTAAGTTTCACCGTTAATGCACAAGTTAATACCTCAGGTCCTCAAAAAGTTTACAAATTACCCCGTTTGGATGAGCGTTCGGTAATCACCGACTCGACCGGCAAACGTATTGATTATACTGCCTGGACTACCATGGTTAATACCGGCCGCTACGCTGTTAAAGTGGTTGTGTTACCTAACGGTAAAGGTGCCTTACGTTTAACCACCGTTAGCAAAGCCGAGCGCGATGCTAAAATTGCCCAAATGCCTAAACCAATGGATAGCCCTTTCTTTACTACCGGCCAAAACTTCGACAAAAACTTTAAAGAAAAAGATTTTAAAGGTGAAAGCTGGGACAACAAACGCATGAAAGGTAAAATTGTAGTAATGAGCTTTTGGTATGTAAACAACGTACAATGCCGCCAAAGCATTGCCGATATGAATGAACTGGCTGCTGCCTACAAAGGTGCTTCGAACGTAGTGTTTATCTCGGTACCTATGGATGATAAAAAAGTGGTGGAAGAATACCTGCAAACTAACCCTTTAAACTATGTTCACCTGGAAAAAGGTGCAAAGCTAAGCGAGAGCTTAGGCATCATGAGCCACCCTACCAGCATCGTTATCGACCAAAATGGTGTTATACAATACCACAGCACCGGTTACAATATTGCCAACACCATGTGGATCGGTAAAACCGTTACCGAGTTACAACACTTACCTGAGGCCCCGGCTGCTGCGCAAGTGTTTGCAAGCATCAAATAA